One Nocardia farcinica genomic region harbors:
- a CDS encoding MarR family winged helix-turn-helix transcriptional regulator, whose amino-acid sequence MSTETATTLLKLLVHATRSYEHTLEQALRPALDERLRPAHFAVFRYLDPEGSRITALADAAGMTQQSMGELVTHLAACGYVERRVDPADRRARLVVATPAGRSALRRARREIEAIERALAARLGESTVAGLRAALAGVADVLGEGAR is encoded by the coding sequence GTGTCAACCGAAACCGCGACCACGCTGTTGAAACTGCTCGTCCACGCCACCCGGTCCTACGAACACACACTCGAGCAAGCTCTGCGCCCCGCCCTCGACGAGCGGCTGCGCCCCGCCCACTTCGCGGTCTTCCGCTATCTCGATCCGGAAGGCTCGCGGATCACCGCACTCGCCGACGCGGCGGGGATGACGCAGCAGTCCATGGGGGAACTGGTCACGCACCTGGCGGCGTGCGGGTACGTCGAACGCCGGGTCGACCCGGCCGACCGCCGGGCGCGGCTCGTGGTGGCCACCCCCGCGGGGCGGTCCGCGCTGCGGCGGGCCCGGCGGGAGATCGAGGCGATCGAGCGCGCGCTGGCCGCGCGGCTGGGGGAGTCCACGGTGGCCGGGTTGCGGGCGGCACTGGCCGGCGTGGCCGACGTCCTCGGCGAGGGCGCCCGGTGA
- the glgX gene encoding glycogen debranching protein GlgX, which yields MVQPDHSPSDVTPLGVWPGNAYPLGATYDGAGTNFSLFSEVAEAVDLCLIDRDGAETRVRLDEVDGYVWHAYLPTIGPGQRYGFRVHGPYNPERGLRCDPSKLLLDPYGKAFDGDFDDDPSLYTFGLDSLGHTMTGVVINPFFDWGADRAPNRPYHETVIYEAHVKGMTMTHPDVPEELRGTYAGIAHPAVVEHLKSLGITAIELMPVHQFLHDRVLLDQGLRNYWGYNSFGYLAPHNGYAASPRGGAAVTEFKAMVRALHAEGIEVILDVVYNHTAEGNHLGPTIAFRGIDNAAYYRLVEDDPSKYMDYTGTGNSLNVRHPHTLQLIMDSLRYWILDMHVDGFRFDLAATLARELHDVDRLSTFFDLVQQDPVVSQVKLIAEPWDVGEGGYQVGNFPGLWTEWNGKYRDTVRDYWRGEPATLGEFASRLTGSSDLYEATGRRPSASINFITAHDGFTLRDLVSYNEKHNEANGEDNRDGESHNRSWNCGVEGPTDDPEILALRAKQSRNLLATLILSQGTPMLAHGDEMGRTQQGNNNVYCQDSPLSWMDWSLAETNADLLEFTRRVIGLRTEHPVFRRRRFLAGRPIRSAGAARDIAWLTPGGEEMTPADWDSGFGKSLAVYLNGQGIPEPGPRGERITDDSFLLCFNAHHDPMDFVLPGPGYGGPWLVALDCSAPDGRAEAQYDAAATVTVPARCLLVLRCPE from the coding sequence ATGGTTCAGCCCGACCACTCGCCGAGCGACGTGACGCCCCTGGGGGTATGGCCGGGGAACGCCTATCCCCTCGGCGCGACCTACGACGGGGCAGGCACGAACTTCTCGCTGTTCTCCGAGGTCGCCGAGGCGGTCGACCTGTGCCTGATCGACCGCGACGGCGCCGAGACGCGGGTGCGGCTCGACGAGGTCGACGGCTATGTCTGGCACGCCTATCTGCCCACCATCGGGCCCGGCCAGCGCTACGGATTCCGGGTGCACGGCCCCTACAATCCCGAGCGCGGACTGCGCTGCGATCCGAGCAAACTACTGCTCGATCCCTACGGCAAGGCCTTCGACGGCGACTTCGACGACGATCCCTCGCTCTACACCTTCGGCCTGGATTCACTCGGGCACACCATGACCGGCGTGGTCATCAATCCGTTCTTCGACTGGGGCGCCGACCGCGCGCCGAACCGGCCCTACCACGAGACGGTGATCTACGAAGCCCACGTCAAGGGCATGACGATGACCCATCCCGACGTGCCCGAGGAATTGCGCGGCACCTACGCGGGCATCGCGCACCCCGCGGTGGTGGAACATCTGAAGAGCCTGGGCATCACCGCGATCGAGCTGATGCCGGTGCACCAGTTCCTGCACGACCGCGTGCTGCTGGATCAAGGTCTGCGAAACTACTGGGGCTACAACAGTTTCGGCTACCTCGCCCCGCACAACGGTTACGCGGCCAGCCCGCGCGGTGGGGCCGCGGTCACGGAGTTCAAGGCGATGGTGCGCGCGCTGCACGCCGAGGGCATCGAGGTGATCCTCGACGTGGTGTACAACCACACCGCCGAGGGCAACCACCTCGGCCCGACCATCGCCTTCCGCGGCATCGACAACGCGGCCTACTACCGGCTGGTCGAGGACGATCCGTCGAAGTACATGGACTACACCGGCACCGGCAACAGCCTCAACGTCCGGCACCCGCACACCCTGCAGCTGATCATGGATTCGCTGCGGTACTGGATCCTGGACATGCACGTCGACGGCTTCCGGTTCGACCTGGCCGCCACCCTGGCCAGGGAACTGCACGACGTGGACCGGCTCTCGACGTTCTTCGACCTGGTGCAGCAGGATCCGGTGGTGAGCCAGGTGAAGCTGATCGCCGAGCCCTGGGACGTCGGCGAGGGCGGCTACCAGGTCGGCAACTTCCCCGGCCTGTGGACCGAGTGGAACGGCAAGTACCGCGACACCGTCCGCGACTACTGGCGCGGCGAGCCCGCGACGCTGGGCGAGTTCGCCTCCCGGTTGACCGGCTCCTCGGACCTGTACGAGGCGACCGGGCGGCGGCCGAGCGCCAGCATCAACTTCATCACCGCCCATGACGGTTTCACGTTGCGGGACCTGGTGTCCTACAACGAGAAACACAACGAGGCCAACGGCGAGGACAACCGCGACGGCGAGAGCCACAACCGGTCGTGGAACTGCGGTGTGGAAGGCCCCACCGACGATCCGGAGATCCTGGCGTTGCGCGCCAAGCAGTCCCGGAACCTGCTGGCCACCCTGATCCTGAGCCAGGGCACGCCGATGCTGGCGCACGGCGACGAGATGGGCCGCACCCAGCAGGGCAACAACAACGTCTACTGCCAGGACTCGCCGCTGTCGTGGATGGACTGGTCGCTGGCCGAGACCAACGCCGACCTGCTGGAGTTCACCCGCAGGGTGATCGGGCTGCGCACCGAGCACCCGGTGTTCCGGCGCAGGCGCTTCCTGGCGGGCAGGCCGATCCGCTCCGCCGGGGCCGCCCGCGACATCGCCTGGCTCACCCCCGGCGGCGAGGAGATGACCCCGGCCGACTGGGACAGCGGCTTCGGCAAGTCGCTGGCGGTCTACCTCAACGGTCAGGGCATTCCCGAGCCGGGACCGCGCGGCGAACGTATCACCGACGACTCGTTCCTGCTGTGCTTCAACGCCCACCACGACCCCATGGACTTCGTCCTACCCGGCCCCGGCTACGGCGGGCCGTGGCTGGTGGCGCTGGACTGCTCGGCGCCCGACGGCCGGGCCGAGGCGCAGTACGACGCCGCCGCGACCGTGACCGTGCCCGCCCGCTGCCTGCTCGTGCTCCGCTGCCCCGAGTGA
- a CDS encoding cupin domain-containing protein: protein MSEQRAVTFRNGHRVTLVDRGVDERGPYLKLHHHLPQPGRQAGPHWHPELAESWTVRAGRLWFEVDGTEIVAGPGVTVSAPPRAVHQFRCEEPGTEFDHEIRPPLRHWQMFELWSALDLAGRTTAGRIPRNPLALALLWEYQDGYLAGVPAWAQRVVLGGLARIARRVGYPRPPAEV, encoded by the coding sequence ATGAGCGAGCAGCGCGCCGTCACGTTCCGCAACGGCCACCGCGTCACCCTGGTCGACCGCGGTGTCGACGAGCGCGGCCCCTACCTGAAGCTGCATCACCATCTGCCGCAGCCGGGCAGGCAGGCGGGCCCGCACTGGCATCCCGAGCTCGCCGAGAGCTGGACGGTGCGGGCGGGCAGGCTGTGGTTCGAGGTCGACGGCACCGAGATCGTGGCAGGCCCGGGTGTCACGGTGAGCGCGCCGCCCCGCGCGGTGCACCAGTTCCGCTGCGAGGAGCCGGGAACCGAGTTCGACCACGAGATCCGGCCGCCGCTGCGGCACTGGCAGATGTTCGAGCTCTGGTCGGCACTGGATCTGGCGGGCCGGACGACCGCGGGCCGCATCCCGCGGAACCCGCTGGCGCTGGCGCTGCTGTGGGAGTACCAGGACGGATACCTGGCGGGCGTGCCCGCGTGGGCGCAGCGCGTCGTGCTGGGCGGCCTGGCCCGGATCGCCCGCCGCGTCGGATATCCGCGCCCGCCCGCCGAGGTGTGA